In one Methanobacterium formicicum genomic region, the following are encoded:
- the carA gene encoding glutamine-hydrolyzing carbamoyl-phosphate synthase small subunit: MQEDAKLALEDGTILKGKGFGYQTIKTGEVVFATGMTGYVESLTDPSYKGQILMSTYPLQGNYGISPEWFQSNGIKAEGYVVREENPHPSHSHSENSLSGFLEEYKIPGISDIDTRSLTLKIRRYGAMKGALATEEIEDGELLALARDQPGIEDIDLVNQVSVTEPTILGEEYSQKAVILDCGVKNNSINALLRRKIGVVLLPYHTSASEILDYEPGALLVSSGPGNPSRVKEAIQTVQKLSERLPIFGICLGQQIIARAFGAKIYKMKFGHRGINQPVKDLKTGKVSITSQNHGFSIDNQFCDDLPINITQINLNDGTVEGIEHQELPISSVQYHPEAGPGPHDTDNYFDNFVETLKNY, encoded by the coding sequence ATGCAAGAAGATGCCAAATTAGCTTTAGAGGACGGTACAATACTTAAAGGGAAAGGATTCGGTTACCAGACAATAAAAACAGGAGAAGTGGTTTTCGCCACAGGGATGACCGGCTACGTAGAATCCCTCACTGATCCCTCTTATAAGGGGCAGATCCTAATGTCTACCTACCCTTTGCAGGGAAATTACGGTATATCCCCGGAGTGGTTCCAGTCCAACGGGATTAAAGCCGAAGGGTACGTGGTAAGAGAAGAAAATCCTCACCCCTCACACAGTCATTCTGAAAACAGCCTTTCCGGATTTTTAGAGGAATACAAAATTCCAGGAATCAGTGACATTGACACCCGTTCCCTTACCCTGAAAATCAGAAGATATGGGGCTATGAAAGGTGCCCTGGCAACAGAAGAAATAGAGGATGGGGAACTTCTAGCTCTGGCCCGGGACCAGCCAGGAATTGAAGATATTGACCTGGTGAACCAGGTATCCGTAACTGAACCCACCATATTAGGTGAGGAGTACTCCCAAAAGGCAGTTATACTGGACTGTGGAGTGAAGAATAACAGTATCAATGCCCTTTTAAGAAGGAAGATTGGTGTTGTTCTCCTGCCCTACCACACTTCAGCCTCCGAAATATTGGATTATGAACCCGGAGCCCTTCTGGTTTCAAGCGGGCCGGGAAATCCCAGCAGAGTCAAAGAAGCAATACAAACTGTGCAAAAACTTTCAGAAAGGCTCCCTATTTTTGGTATTTGTTTAGGGCAGCAGATAATAGCCCGGGCCTTCGGAGCCAAGATATACAAAATGAAATTCGGCCACCGGGGGATTAATCAGCCAGTTAAGGACTTGAAAACAGGGAAAGTTTCCATAACCTCCCAGAATCATGGTTTCAGTATTGATAACCAGTTCTGTGACGATCTACCCATTAACATCACCCAGATAAACCTCAACGACGGTACTGTGGAAGGAATAGAACACCAGGAACTCCCCATATCCAGTGTACAGTACCACCCTGAAGCCGGACCGGGACCCCACGACACGGACAACTACTTTGATAACTTCGTGGAGACTTTGAAAAATTACTAA
- the rimI gene encoding ribosomal protein S18-alanine N-acetyltransferase: MLIREFKRPDLKRVLEIESSSFDDPYPANVLVDLYNLGAGFLVAQQDNIIVGYIIFWIRFEDEGHIISIAVDPHHHRKKIGSRLVETTLEIFKKYNVGKIQLEVRKGNRKARKFYQRLGFEEKTLVINYYEDGEDAIIMEKMLENLEIPYNP, from the coding sequence ATGTTGATAAGAGAATTCAAACGTCCAGATCTTAAGAGAGTCCTGGAGATTGAATCCTCATCATTTGATGATCCCTACCCCGCCAATGTACTGGTGGATCTATATAATTTAGGGGCAGGTTTTCTGGTAGCCCAGCAAGATAATATCATTGTGGGGTATATTATATTTTGGATCAGATTTGAAGATGAGGGTCATATCATTTCCATTGCCGTGGACCCCCATCATCATCGAAAGAAGATTGGTTCCCGTCTAGTGGAAACAACCCTGGAAATTTTCAAAAAATATAACGTAGGCAAAATACAATTGGAAGTAAGGAAAGGAAATCGAAAAGCCCGTAAATTTTATCAAAGGTTAGGTTTTGAGGAGAAAACCCTGGTAATTAATTATTATGAAGACGGGGAAGATGCCATTATAATGGAGAAAATGCTGGAAAACCTTGAAATTCCATATAACCCCTAA
- a CDS encoding UPF0146 family protein — MWSDFTEYIIKHYSQSSGIAEVAVGHFLQVGCDLKKRLEVDIIMTDIKPYHDSVILDDIRQPDLKIYKDAELIYSIRPPEELHPYLEQLSNKLGADLIIKPLSTDSIHTRGKMNLINYKKAVFYKKSSSNDI; from the coding sequence ATGTGGAGTGACTTTACTGAATATATTATCAAACATTATTCCCAATCTTCCGGCATTGCGGAAGTGGCAGTGGGACACTTTCTACAGGTGGGATGTGACCTGAAAAAACGTCTTGAGGTGGATATCATCATGACTGATATTAAACCTTACCATGATTCCGTAATCCTAGATGATATTAGACAACCTGACTTAAAAATATATAAGGATGCTGAACTTATTTATTCTATAAGACCCCCGGAAGAGTTACATCCTTACTTGGAGCAACTCTCCAATAAATTAGGGGCTGATTTAATTATAAAACCCCTTTCAACTGATTCTATACATACCAGGGGAAAGATGAATTTAATTAACTACAAAAAAGCAGTTTTTTATAAAAAATCATCAAGTAATGATATCTAG
- a CDS encoding calcium-translocating P-type ATPase, PMCA-type: protein MKWKKLSADETLKTLNSSINGLSSSEAQKRLSEHGKNELVEEKKAGPLRIFLEQFKEILILILIIAAIAAYYVGDTIDAVVILVVVVINAVVGFIQEYRAEKAMEKLKGLISTEAVVLRDSQEQTVPAGELTMGDIVLLEEGDNVPADLRIIESYDLLIDESAMTGESLPVEKHAQTILSDDHGTENMAFMETDVASGRGKGVVVEIGMDTEIGKIAEMIQEEEEQTPLQQKIGTLGKTLGLLAVIVCSVVFVLEYLQGVPLVDTFMTAVSLAVAAVPEGLPAILTLTLALGMQRMAKSNAIVRKLLAVETLGSCNVICTDKTGTLTLNQMTVRDARVKDQKMVYTIAALCNNATQSEGKLLGDPTDASLLVYADENGYNRKELEEKNPRLLEIPLDSTRKRMTTVNQIGHDRYVLIKGAPEVLLQKCSQISGDDEVCSLKVEDTENTMKDLQEMTGNALRVLGFAYRKLGPEEDLEDKESLEKDLIFAGLVGMMDPPREEAKQAIAQAKKAGIRVVMITGDHKDTAVAIAREIEITDDEEIVALTGSDLDQLSDQEFENMVDDVLVYARVFPEQKVRIVETLKKKGNVASMTGDGVNDAPALKKAAIGVAMGSGTDVAKESADMLLQDDNFATIVQAVREGRTIFDNIRRFVRFQLSTNIGAILTITSASIIGLPVPFNPIQVLWINIIMDGPPAQSLGVEPPEKGVMERPPLKEEIIPRKNLIKIVSAGVVMTVGTLALYMYMLSTGTELNRAMTMAFTVFVMYQIFNVFNCRSDGGFSNKVLLIAVGSSLLLQIAVIYLPFLQGIFRTTALGIFDWVVILLIAATIFVSDWVVNKALK from the coding sequence ATGAAATGGAAAAAATTAAGTGCAGATGAAACATTAAAAACCTTAAATTCAAGTATTAATGGTTTAAGTAGTTCTGAAGCCCAGAAAAGACTATCAGAACATGGTAAAAACGAGCTGGTTGAGGAAAAGAAGGCAGGACCTCTAAGGATTTTCCTGGAACAGTTCAAGGAGATACTCATCCTGATCCTGATTATCGCAGCCATTGCTGCGTACTATGTTGGAGATACCATTGATGCAGTAGTTATTCTGGTAGTGGTAGTGATAAATGCAGTTGTTGGATTTATCCAGGAATACCGTGCTGAAAAAGCAATGGAAAAACTTAAAGGGCTTATTTCCACGGAAGCAGTAGTTTTGAGAGATAGTCAGGAACAGACAGTACCTGCGGGGGAACTAACTATGGGGGATATAGTACTCCTGGAGGAAGGGGACAATGTCCCGGCGGATCTTAGAATAATAGAAAGCTACGATCTGTTGATAGATGAGTCCGCCATGACTGGAGAGTCTTTACCAGTTGAAAAACATGCTCAAACTATACTTTCTGATGATCACGGCACGGAGAACATGGCCTTCATGGAAACTGATGTTGCTTCTGGCCGGGGAAAGGGAGTAGTTGTAGAAATTGGTATGGACACCGAAATCGGTAAAATAGCGGAGATGATCCAGGAAGAAGAGGAACAAACACCTTTACAGCAAAAAATCGGAACTCTGGGTAAAACTCTGGGTCTACTGGCGGTTATAGTGTGTTCAGTGGTATTCGTGCTGGAGTACTTGCAGGGAGTACCACTGGTGGATACCTTCATGACTGCGGTTTCTCTGGCAGTGGCTGCGGTTCCTGAGGGACTTCCGGCGATTTTAACCCTTACCCTGGCACTGGGAATGCAGAGAATGGCAAAAAGCAACGCTATTGTTCGAAAACTCCTGGCCGTGGAAACTTTGGGGTCCTGTAATGTGATATGTACTGATAAAACCGGAACTCTAACCCTGAACCAGATGACAGTGAGAGATGCCCGGGTGAAAGACCAGAAAATGGTTTACACCATAGCGGCACTCTGTAACAACGCCACCCAGTCTGAAGGTAAATTATTGGGTGACCCCACCGACGCATCCTTACTGGTGTATGCCGATGAAAACGGATACAACCGTAAAGAACTGGAGGAAAAAAATCCCCGACTACTGGAGATACCACTGGACAGTACCCGGAAGAGGATGACCACGGTCAACCAGATAGGGCACGATAGATACGTCCTTATAAAAGGGGCTCCTGAGGTTTTACTGCAAAAATGTTCCCAGATAAGTGGTGATGATGAGGTCTGTTCCCTCAAGGTTGAAGACACGGAAAATACAATGAAGGACCTCCAGGAAATGACTGGAAATGCACTGCGAGTCCTGGGATTCGCCTACCGTAAGCTGGGTCCAGAAGAGGATTTGGAGGATAAAGAATCACTGGAAAAGGACCTTATCTTTGCGGGTTTGGTGGGAATGATGGACCCACCACGGGAAGAAGCTAAACAGGCTATTGCCCAGGCCAAAAAGGCCGGTATAAGGGTAGTGATGATCACTGGGGACCACAAGGACACTGCAGTGGCCATTGCCCGGGAGATTGAAATTACCGATGATGAGGAGATAGTAGCCCTCACTGGTTCGGACCTGGACCAGCTCAGTGACCAGGAATTTGAAAACATGGTGGATGATGTCCTGGTGTATGCCAGGGTATTCCCGGAACAGAAGGTTAGAATTGTGGAAACCCTTAAAAAGAAGGGAAACGTTGCATCTATGACTGGTGATGGAGTTAACGACGCCCCGGCCCTTAAAAAGGCTGCTATTGGGGTAGCCATGGGTAGTGGTACCGATGTGGCCAAGGAATCCGCGGACATGCTACTTCAGGATGACAACTTCGCCACCATAGTCCAGGCCGTGCGCGAGGGGCGAACCATATTTGATAACATTCGCCGTTTTGTCCGGTTCCAACTCTCCACCAACATCGGGGCCATACTAACTATTACCTCTGCCTCTATAATTGGATTACCAGTTCCTTTCAACCCCATCCAGGTTTTATGGATAAATATCATAATGGACGGACCACCGGCCCAGTCCTTGGGTGTTGAACCACCAGAAAAGGGAGTTATGGAAAGACCTCCCCTCAAGGAGGAGATCATCCCCCGCAAGAACCTGATAAAAATAGTATCAGCGGGAGTGGTGATGACCGTGGGAACACTGGCCCTTTACATGTACATGTTATCCACGGGTACTGAATTAAACCGGGCTATGACCATGGCCTTCACGGTTTTTGTAATGTATCAGATATTTAACGTGTTTAACTGCCGTTCTGACGGGGGATTCTCCAATAAAGTCCTACTTATAGCAGTGGGATCTTCTTTACTCCTCCAAATAGCAGTTATATATCTTCCATTCCTCCAGGGAATCTTCCGTACCACTGCTCTGGGTATATTTGATTGGGTGGTGATCTTGCTAATTGCCGCCACCATCTTCGTCAGTGACTGGGTGGTTAATAAAGCCCTTAAATAA
- the cobK gene encoding precorrin-6A reductase translates to MNLLVMAGTSDARHIIKDLSTVDDIHVLATATTTHGVELAEKSGADKVLNGRFNVEELMEILMDNDIELLLDVTHPFASAATQNAINASDSLGVPYLRFERPCTELPESDLIHPVYSFEDAVEIIREIMGVTGISEGNDFSDSENFPGGRILHLAGVNTLHYLTESLSPDLVVARVLPMVYSIEKSLELGIPHRNIVAMEGTFSSRFNGILMEEFQIKVVLTKESGQSGGTMSKIQAALDQEVPVVVVMRPEIEELKGKLVFGEVDLLVDKVISRCGSELKS, encoded by the coding sequence ATGAATTTACTGGTAATGGCCGGGACCAGTGATGCCCGCCACATAATCAAGGATCTTTCTACGGTAGACGACATTCATGTTCTGGCCACGGCCACCACCACTCATGGGGTGGAACTGGCAGAAAAATCCGGTGCAGACAAAGTACTAAATGGCCGTTTCAATGTAGAAGAATTGATGGAGATACTGATGGATAATGATATTGAACTTCTCCTTGACGTCACCCATCCCTTTGCCTCCGCAGCCACCCAAAATGCCATAAATGCTTCTGATAGTTTGGGTGTTCCCTACCTTCGTTTTGAAAGACCCTGTACCGAGCTTCCAGAAAGTGATTTAATCCATCCCGTTTACTCCTTTGAAGATGCGGTGGAGATTATCAGGGAAATAATGGGAGTTACAGGAATATCGGAAGGAAATGATTTTTCGGATTCAGAGAATTTTCCAGGGGGTAGAATTTTACACCTGGCTGGGGTGAATACACTCCATTATCTCACCGAGTCCCTGAGCCCTGATTTAGTAGTGGCGCGGGTTCTACCCATGGTCTATTCCATTGAAAAATCTCTGGAACTGGGCATACCTCACCGGAACATCGTGGCCATGGAGGGAACCTTCTCCTCCCGCTTCAATGGTATTCTCATGGAGGAATTTCAGATAAAGGTGGTTTTGACCAAGGAAAGTGGTCAGAGCGGGGGTACCATGTCCAAGATCCAGGCCGCACTTGATCAAGAGGTGCCAGTAGTGGTAGTTATGCGCCCGGAAATAGAAGAGTTAAAGGGTAAGCTGGTGTTTGGTGAGGTGGATCTCCTGGTTGATAAGGTCATTT